The genomic interval TCTCGTTTCAAAGTCGCCGTGCCCCTGCGAAGGCAGGGGGCCATCACCGGACGGCCGGTTACCGAACGGATCGTAGTGCGGCGGCGAGACGGCGGGTGATGGGCCCCTGCCTGCGCAGGGGCGCGTGGGCTTTTTTGCTCTCGGCCTTGTTTCTCGGTCTCGCGCTGCCGTCGGCGGCGCAGGATCGCTTGCCGCCCGCGCCCTATGCCTATCAACAATTGAACGACCCGGCGAAAGAAGCGCGCGCCAAGGCCTTGATGGAGGAATTGCGCTGCCTCGTCTGTCAGGGGCAGTCGATTGCCGACAGCGACGCGCCGCTCGCGGGCGACATGCGGCACGAGGTGCGCAGCAAGATCGCGGCGGGTGAGAGTCCGGATGCGATCAAGGCCTGGCTCGTCGCGCGCTATGGCAATTGGGTGAGCTATGACCCGCCGTTCGATGGCGCGACGGCGTTGCTGTGGCTGGGGCCGCTGCTGTTCCTCGCGGTCGGGGGATGGCTGGCGTTCGGCCGGTTCCGGCGCGGCAGGGATGATGCGGAGGATGGCGCATGATCTGGCTCTGGGTCCTGCTTGCCGCGGCGCTGACGATCGGCGGCATTTTCTGGCTCGGCAGGCTTCCCGCCGCGGCGCGGCCGCTCGCGGGGGCGGCGGTGATGCTGGGCCTCGCGGGCTATGCGCTGCAGGGGAGTCCGTCGTTGGCGGGCAAGCCCGTGTTGACGGCTCAGGAGCCCGAAGGCTTCGGCGAGGCGCTGACCGACCAGCGACAGGGGATGGCCGAACGCTTTGGACCCGCAGCGCAGTGGCTCGGCATGTCGGACGGCTTTGCGCGCACGGGCAAGACCGAACTGGCCGCGAAGACGCTCGAAAAGGGGCTGGAGAAATATCCCGACAATGTCGACCTGTGGGTCGGGCTCGGCAACGCGCTCGCGGCGCATGGCGGCGGCATGATGTCGCCCGCGGCGGCGCTCGCCTTCGACGAGG from uncultured Sphingopyxis sp. carries:
- a CDS encoding cytochrome c-type biogenesis protein → MGPCLRRGAWAFLLSALFLGLALPSAAQDRLPPAPYAYQQLNDPAKEARAKALMEELRCLVCQGQSIADSDAPLAGDMRHEVRSKIAAGESPDAIKAWLVARYGNWVSYDPPFDGATALLWLGPLLFLAVGGWLAFGRFRRGRDDAEDGA
- a CDS encoding tetratricopeptide repeat protein, with translation MIWLWVLLAAALTIGGIFWLGRLPAAARPLAGAAVMLGLAGYALQGSPSLAGKPVLTAQEPEGFGEALTDQRQGMAERFGPAAQWLGMSDGFARTGKTELAAKTLEKGLEKYPDNVDLWVGLGNALAAHGGGMMSPAAALAFDEAAKRDPSHPAPPFFAGLALAQGGDLKGAEAVWSELLARSPADAPWRGDLEMRLAQLKQALGPQLPPETSGGTPADAPAASVPN